The following are from one region of the Eubacterium sp. MSJ-33 genome:
- a CDS encoding GNAT family N-acetyltransferase produces the protein MNEIIYRKTTKDDMEIFMKLRLEMLREVNDLTGEYEYDEDFVSESRKYFESGEQTTVVAFDGETPVGCASLSYIWIMPTFSHPTGNRAHLMNVYTRADYRRRGISKKMVEILIEEAKENGVTEISLDATKMGRPLYEVLGFQASDSCMTMEL, from the coding sequence ATGAACGAGATTATATACAGAAAGACTACAAAAGATGATATGGAAATCTTCATGAAGCTGAGACTTGAAATGCTTAGAGAGGTAAATGATTTGACCGGTGAGTATGAATATGACGAGGATTTTGTCTCTGAGAGCAGGAAGTATTTTGAGTCAGGTGAGCAGACTACAGTTGTTGCGTTTGATGGGGAAACTCCCGTAGGCTGTGCAAGCCTATCCTATATATGGATTATGCCGACATTCTCGCACCCGACAGGCAATCGGGCGCATTTGATGAACGTCTATACCCGTGCAGATTACAGAAGAAGAGGCATCTCTAAGAAGATGGTTGAGATTCTGATTGAAGAGGCAAAGGAAAATGGTGTGACAGAGATAAGTCTGGATGCAACAAAGATGGGAAGACCTTTGTATGAAGTATTAGGGTTTCAGGCATCAGATTCATGTATGACGATGGAATTGTAA
- a CDS encoding MerR family transcriptional regulator, whose amino-acid sequence MFTIGQVSAMFNLPVSTLRYYDKEGFFPNLERKGNIRYFSDNELDALRVIECLKKSGLEIKDIKQFFIWVSEGSSSYAKRKELFEARKSAVETEIRELQKTLSLLKFKCWYYETALENGNEDAINAMLPDKLPKNIQKLYDKGHA is encoded by the coding sequence ATGTTTACAATCGGTCAGGTCTCTGCAATGTTTAATCTTCCTGTTTCTACCTTAAGATATTATGACAAGGAAGGCTTTTTCCCTAATCTGGAACGCAAGGGAAATATCCGTTATTTCAGCGATAATGAATTGGATGCTCTTCGAGTTATTGAATGTCTGAAGAAATCCGGTCTTGAAATTAAAGATATAAAGCAATTTTTTATCTGGGTATCGGAAGGCAGCTCCAGCTATGCAAAAAGGAAAGAATTATTTGAAGCCAGAAAATCAGCTGTTGAAACTGAAATCCGGGAACTTCAAAAAACTCTCTCCCTCTTAAAATTCAAGTGCTGGTATTACGAAACAGCATTGGAAAATGGTAACGAAGATGCTATAAATGCCATGTTACCTGACAAGCTTCCTAAGAATATACAAAAACTATATGACAAAGGACATGCATGA
- a CDS encoding TlpA disulfide reductase family protein: MKTKKTFIPIVTLCAALFLTACTGKDAATTEKPQDSQTEASTEATGDSSTTLDDLYQQENQIFADHEDVWNKAFGMMNKSTADPSGNYADFLASTVESNKDAFTEDELNTLTADIETIRKIEEQIAEIEKKDTTSEGADANDNSGSTSPFRNFSGQDYDGNTVDESLFSGNAVTVINFWFTGCKPCVAELSKLNELNDAIKSMGGEVVGINTETFDGNETAIKEAAAVLESQGAKYRNLSIDASSDAGKYASDIMAFPTTILVDRNGNIVGDPMLGGIDNQDNYDTLMKQIQSVIDADSANK; encoded by the coding sequence ATGAAAACGAAAAAAACTTTTATTCCTATTGTAACACTCTGTGCAGCATTATTCCTTACGGCTTGCACCGGAAAGGACGCTGCAACCACGGAAAAACCACAGGATTCCCAGACTGAAGCAAGTACAGAAGCCACAGGGGATTCCAGCACAACACTGGATGATTTATACCAGCAGGAAAACCAGATCTTCGCCGATCATGAGGATGTATGGAACAAAGCGTTCGGCATGATGAACAAAAGCACTGCCGATCCAAGCGGAAATTATGCAGATTTTCTGGCCAGCACCGTTGAATCAAACAAGGATGCTTTTACAGAAGATGAATTGAACACACTTACGGCTGATATTGAAACTATACGGAAGATCGAAGAGCAGATCGCCGAAATCGAGAAGAAAGACACAACCTCCGAAGGTGCTGACGCAAACGACAATTCCGGATCCACATCTCCGTTTCGCAATTTCTCCGGTCAGGATTATGACGGTAATACTGTTGATGAAAGCCTGTTTTCCGGAAATGCAGTCACAGTCATCAATTTCTGGTTTACCGGCTGTAAGCCTTGTGTTGCAGAGTTATCGAAGCTTAATGAATTAAACGATGCCATCAAGTCCATGGGCGGTGAAGTGGTCGGCATCAACACAGAAACCTTCGACGGAAACGAAACTGCGATCAAAGAAGCCGCAGCAGTTCTTGAAAGTCAGGGTGCTAAATACCGCAATCTCTCCATCGACGCATCTTCCGATGCAGGAAAATACGCTTCCGATATTATGGCATTTCCTACAACCATACTCGTTGACAGAAACGGTAATATTGTCGGAGATCCAATGCTTGGAGGAATTGATAACCAGGACAACTATGATACTCTGATGAAGCAGATCCAATCTGTAATTGATGCAGATAGCGCAAATAAATAA
- a CDS encoding 4Fe-4S binding protein — protein MRGWIQAAATLLTNIHIPNLFKGKIYQGKAKTVCVPGLNCYSCPAATGACPIGAFQAVVGSSKFKFTYYITGFFILLGVLLGRFICGFLCPFGWFQDLLHKIPGKKFSTARLKPLRYLKYIILVVFVILLPMLVTNSIGMGDPFFCKYICPQGVLEGAIPLSIGNPAIRSALGKLFSFKCLILITVIVLSILFYRPFCKWICPLGAIYSLFNKVSLLSIRVDGSKCVGCNQCAKACKMDVDVCKTPNHPECIRCGACIKACPKDAIHYQFLNGACQKKEDSGKPQSTDNN, from the coding sequence ATGCGCGGATGGATACAGGCAGCCGCTACGCTGCTTACCAATATCCATATCCCTAATCTGTTTAAGGGCAAAATATACCAGGGCAAAGCAAAAACAGTCTGTGTGCCGGGATTAAACTGCTATTCCTGTCCCGCCGCAACAGGTGCCTGCCCGATCGGCGCCTTTCAGGCAGTGGTCGGATCGTCCAAATTTAAATTCACCTATTACATAACCGGTTTTTTTATTCTGCTTGGTGTGTTACTCGGAAGATTCATATGCGGGTTCCTGTGTCCGTTTGGATGGTTTCAGGATTTACTTCATAAAATCCCCGGGAAGAAATTCTCCACAGCCAGACTGAAACCGCTAAGATACTTAAAATATATCATCCTCGTTGTTTTCGTTATACTTCTGCCGATGCTTGTAACGAACTCCATCGGAATGGGCGACCCATTCTTCTGCAAATATATTTGTCCGCAAGGTGTCTTAGAGGGGGCCATCCCGCTGTCGATTGGAAACCCGGCTATACGATCTGCATTGGGAAAACTGTTTTCCTTTAAATGCCTGATCTTAATTACAGTTATAGTGCTGAGTATTTTGTTCTACAGGCCCTTCTGTAAATGGATCTGTCCGCTTGGGGCAATCTACTCCCTGTTTAACAAGGTGAGCCTTCTAAGCATCCGGGTGGATGGAAGTAAATGTGTGGGCTGTAATCAATGTGCGAAGGCATGTAAAATGGATGTTGACGTGTGCAAGACACCAAACCATCCGGAATGCATCCGGTGCGGAGCCTGCATAAAGGCTTGTCCGAAAGACGCAATCCATTACCAATTTCTAAACGGTGCCTGTCAGAAAAAGGAGGACAGCGGGAAACCGCAATCAACCGATAACAATTAA
- a CDS encoding CD1871A family CXXC motif-containing protein — protein MLKRKKISQIVLLITGIAMISYGAVRGEAATVLGKAIKLCLECVGIG, from the coding sequence ATCTTGAAGCGCAAAAAAATATCCCAAATTGTTTTGCTCATCACAGGTATCGCCATGATCAGCTATGGTGCAGTCAGAGGAGAAGCTGCTACCGTGCTGGGCAAAGCTATAAAATTATGTCTGGAGTGTGTCGGAATTGGATAA
- a CDS encoding response regulator transcription factor, with translation MRLLIVEDEKQLCDTVAKSLYDAGYEVDTCYDGETAFECILAENYDLIVLDLNLPGMDGMEILHELRQSNEETKVLILSARGQIADKVEGLDAGANDYMEKPFHLQELEARIRSLTRRKFVQKDVCLECGGIKFDTIRREAYAEGQIVPLTRKENGILEYLLLNLGRPVSQEELMEHVWDASVDSFSGAIRVHMSSLRRKLKAVLGYDPILNKVGEGYKIREESDQ, from the coding sequence TTGAGATTATTAATAGTGGAAGATGAGAAACAACTATGCGACACAGTTGCGAAAAGCCTATATGATGCCGGGTATGAGGTGGATACCTGCTATGATGGGGAAACGGCGTTTGAATGCATTCTGGCGGAGAATTATGATCTGATCGTGCTGGATCTGAACCTGCCCGGTATGGATGGGATGGAGATTTTGCATGAACTCCGACAGAGCAACGAGGAGACGAAGGTGCTTATATTATCCGCCAGAGGACAGATTGCGGATAAGGTTGAAGGTTTGGATGCGGGGGCAAATGACTATATGGAAAAACCATTTCATCTGCAGGAGCTTGAGGCACGTATCAGAAGCCTGACAAGGAGGAAGTTTGTGCAGAAGGATGTATGCCTGGAATGCGGCGGGATAAAGTTCGATACGATCCGGCGCGAAGCATACGCCGAAGGGCAGATCGTTCCTCTGACTAGAAAAGAAAATGGAATTTTGGAATATCTGCTGCTCAACCTGGGCAGACCAGTAAGCCAGGAGGAATTGATGGAGCATGTCTGGGATGCATCTGTGGACAGTTTCAGTGGAGCCATCCGGGTACATATGTCTTCACTTCGGAGAAAGCTCAAGGCGGTGCTTGGATATGATCCGATCCTGAACAAGGTGGGCGAGGGATATAAAATACGAGAGGAGTCCGATCAATGA
- a CDS encoding sensor histidine kinase, with protein sequence MKKMSLQWRLTCIITVYIAVICGCLTMLVYKNGVYYIDSLKETVDARGDENADDTDEIYISIPEDNWDEFANDFSVQVYNNKADYRKNSLIISAVLALLGGVATYFISGHALRPIHEFSDKIEEVQAQNLADSKLEENKVKELNQLSVSYNKMLGRLSDAFEIQRQFTANAAHELRTPLALMQVQLDSYNSGQHPGSDAETVQTIKMVTEQNDRLSKMVKTLLDMSELQTVGRDETIMVDALVDEVLADLEPLAREKNVELTGNCEDITIVGSDILIYRLVYNLVENAIKYNHPGGQVTVRASRKEKHVCLSVADSGNGIPEELRERVFEPFFRVDKSRSRALGGVGLGLALVHEIVRVHDGSITVRSNPSGGTVFEVMFTQ encoded by the coding sequence ATGAAAAAGATGTCACTGCAGTGGAGACTGACCTGTATAATTACCGTATATATCGCGGTTATATGTGGCTGTCTGACTATGCTTGTCTATAAGAACGGTGTGTATTATATTGACTCTCTGAAGGAGACTGTTGATGCCAGGGGAGATGAGAATGCGGATGATACGGATGAAATATATATCAGTATTCCGGAAGATAATTGGGATGAGTTTGCGAACGATTTTTCTGTTCAGGTATATAATAACAAGGCCGACTATAGGAAAAACAGTCTGATAATCTCGGCGGTGCTGGCGCTGCTTGGCGGGGTGGCGACTTATTTTATAAGCGGACATGCACTCCGGCCGATTCATGAGTTCTCGGATAAAATCGAAGAGGTGCAGGCGCAGAATCTGGCTGATTCAAAACTCGAAGAAAACAAGGTGAAAGAACTGAACCAGCTGAGCGTCTCCTACAACAAGATGCTCGGACGTCTCTCGGATGCATTTGAGATACAGAGGCAATTTACCGCGAATGCAGCACACGAGCTGAGAACCCCGTTAGCTTTAATGCAGGTGCAGCTTGATTCCTATAATTCCGGGCAGCACCCGGGCAGCGATGCCGAAACCGTACAGACGATTAAGATGGTTACGGAACAAAACGACAGACTCAGCAAGATGGTGAAGACGCTTCTCGACATGAGTGAGCTTCAGACCGTTGGCCGGGATGAGACAATTATGGTCGACGCTCTTGTGGATGAGGTATTGGCAGACTTAGAACCGCTTGCCAGGGAGAAGAATGTAGAACTGACCGGGAACTGTGAGGATATAACGATAGTCGGAAGCGATATTCTCATCTACAGGCTGGTATATAATCTTGTTGAGAATGCAATCAAATATAATCATCCGGGCGGACAGGTCACAGTAAGGGCATCCCGGAAGGAAAAGCATGTTTGCCTGTCGGTAGCCGATTCGGGGAACGGAATCCCGGAGGAACTTCGGGAGCGTGTCTTTGAGCCATTCTTTCGTGTGGATAAATCCAGAAGCCGCGCACTTGGCGGCGTCGGACTCGGACTTGCACTCGTTCATGAAATCGTGAGAGTGCATGACGGAAGCATTACTGTCCGATCAAACCCGTCAGGAGGAACGGTTTTTGAGGTGATGTTTACGCAGTGA
- a CDS encoding calcium/sodium antiporter, with protein sequence MEKIINNAPFALVLVFLVIGFVLLIKGADFFVEGSSSVAKRLHVPSIIIGLTIVAMGTSLPETAVSVSASLAGNNELAVSNVVGSNIFNLMVVIGVCAILATVNVARETIRRDIPLSLICAGLLMLLGIVGLGDKTGMTLGHLDGVIFIVLFACYIIYMIRTAMKASKEGKKVEIEGGSDEEIKLVSVPVSILFIIGGAIAIAVGGDVTVDAASRIASDLGMSQTLIGLTIVSIGTSLPELVTSIVAARKNEVDMALGNAIGSNIFNILMVLGIASAISPISIITENIIDLCVLIVFTICAWIFAGTKKKIGRAEGLCMVALYAAYAVYIIVR encoded by the coding sequence ATGGAAAAAATCATTAACAATGCCCCATTTGCCCTTGTGCTTGTATTCCTTGTGATAGGCTTTGTACTGCTTATCAAGGGCGCGGACTTCTTTGTGGAGGGAAGTTCCAGCGTGGCGAAGCGGCTGCATGTGCCGTCGATCATTATCGGACTTACCATCGTTGCGATGGGGACATCCCTTCCGGAAACCGCAGTCAGTGTGTCTGCTTCCCTTGCAGGCAACAATGAGCTTGCAGTCAGCAATGTTGTCGGTTCCAATATCTTTAATCTGATGGTCGTCATTGGCGTGTGTGCGATATTGGCAACGGTCAATGTCGCAAGGGAAACAATCAGGAGAGATATCCCGTTATCCCTTATATGTGCCGGACTTCTGATGCTTCTCGGAATTGTCGGACTTGGTGATAAGACCGGTATGACGCTTGGACATCTGGATGGTGTGATATTCATAGTGCTTTTTGCATGTTATATTATCTACATGATCCGGACTGCGATGAAGGCAAGTAAAGAAGGTAAGAAGGTCGAGATCGAAGGTGGATCGGACGAGGAGATCAAGCTTGTTTCTGTTCCCGTGAGTATACTGTTTATCATTGGCGGCGCAATCGCGATTGCTGTTGGTGGAGATGTGACGGTTGATGCCGCATCCAGAATCGCAAGCGATCTCGGTATGAGCCAGACACTGATCGGGCTTACGATCGTTTCAATCGGAACATCGCTTCCGGAGCTCGTTACATCCATCGTAGCAGCCAGAAAGAATGAAGTGGATATGGCACTTGGAAATGCAATCGGATCCAATATATTTAATATATTGATGGTGCTCGGTATTGCATCGGCGATCAGTCCGATCAGCATTATTACAGAAAATATCATTGACCTGTGCGTACTGATCGTATTTACCATATGTGCATGGATTTTTGCAGGAACGAAGAAGAAAATCGGAAGAGCGGAAGGACTGTGCATGGTTGCGCTTTACGCGGCATATGCGGTTTACATCATAGTAAGATAA
- a CDS encoding TMEM165/GDT1 family protein: MILFFKVFFTEFIAEMGDKTQLMLIALTSKYKLRDIILGTGVAILVLNGLAVLAGGLVSEFVPEWVIKMIAALAFLYFAASTIAGDDEEEEEGGKTKIKFAPLAVFCTFFVAELGDKTQLTAITFGANEGMRAALVVWIGCSLGLFAADMLGMLIGYLLKSKTPDGLLSMFAFAIFAIFGVYTLYQGLKLVCASVCPIPVIPVLVVVTIAFAGLCAFLFIRREKKKKTA, encoded by the coding sequence ATGATATTATTCTTCAAAGTGTTTTTCACGGAGTTTATAGCAGAGATGGGCGATAAAACCCAGCTTATGCTGATCGCGCTTACTTCGAAATACAAATTAAGGGACATTATACTCGGTACCGGTGTTGCGATTCTTGTGCTGAACGGACTTGCGGTTCTGGCAGGCGGACTTGTCAGCGAGTTTGTGCCGGAATGGGTGATCAAGATGATCGCAGCACTCGCATTCCTTTATTTCGCCGCATCGACGATTGCCGGTGACGATGAAGAAGAGGAGGAAGGCGGTAAGACGAAGATCAAGTTTGCACCGCTTGCGGTATTTTGTACATTTTTTGTAGCAGAGCTTGGTGATAAGACACAGCTTACCGCGATCACATTTGGTGCAAATGAAGGTATGCGTGCGGCACTGGTTGTATGGATTGGCTGCTCGCTCGGACTGTTCGCTGCGGATATGCTTGGTATGCTGATCGGATATCTGCTGAAGAGCAAGACGCCGGACGGGCTGCTTAGCATGTTTGCATTTGCAATCTTCGCCATCTTCGGTGTATACACATTGTATCAGGGGCTGAAGCTTGTTTGCGCAAGCGTCTGTCCGATTCCGGTGATTCCGGTGCTTGTAGTTGTGACGATTGCCTTTGCAGGCTTGTGCGCATTCCTCTTTATAAGAAGAGAGAAAAAGAAGAAAACGGCATAA
- a CDS encoding Fic family protein: MKIEANSLSLSEVRDVINGHLVLGDQKEIQEVKNAYEAYEHIPDINPFSIIDLKKIHGIMTYRTVNESGVFRKGDEGVFSGDTCIFVAPPPQMVDNLMNDLFTWMKKSEGVVHPLILSAVFHYEFVFIHPFADGNGRMARLWHTAILYRWRNVFEYIPLESQIEKYQAEYYDAIAQCHVNGNSDNFIEFMLEMIWQILDEVIAQIRKSDSETSEYVKRMLDVMEYDIPYTSNAIMEALGLRSKETLRKNYINPAIELGVIRMTLPDKPNSKNQRYVKQ, from the coding sequence TTGAAGATAGAAGCGAATTCCTTGTCCTTGTCAGAAGTCCGGGATGTTATAAATGGTCATCTGGTTCTTGGCGACCAGAAGGAAATTCAGGAAGTAAAAAACGCATATGAAGCATATGAGCATATCCCGGATATCAATCCGTTCAGTATAATAGATCTAAAAAAGATACATGGAATTATGACATACCGAACAGTCAATGAATCCGGAGTTTTCAGAAAAGGCGATGAAGGCGTATTTTCCGGTGATACATGCATTTTTGTGGCACCACCTCCACAGATGGTGGACAATTTGATGAATGACTTATTTACATGGATGAAGAAAAGTGAAGGTGTGGTTCATCCGCTTATATTGTCTGCAGTATTTCATTATGAGTTTGTATTTATTCATCCTTTCGCAGACGGAAATGGAAGAATGGCAAGATTGTGGCATACAGCTATCCTGTATCGCTGGAGAAATGTTTTTGAGTATATTCCATTGGAGAGTCAGATAGAAAAATACCAGGCAGAATATTATGACGCAATCGCACAATGTCATGTCAATGGTAATTCAGATAATTTTATTGAATTTATGCTGGAAATGATTTGGCAGATCCTTGACGAAGTGATTGCACAGATTCGCAAATCAGACTCTGAAACATCGGAATATGTAAAACGTATGCTGGATGTGATGGAATATGATATCCCATATACATCAAATGCTATTATGGAAGCGCTGGGACTGCGGTCGAAAGAAACGCTTAGGAAAAACTATATCAATCCGGCAATTGAACTGGGGGTTATCAGAATGACGTTACCGGATAAACCGAATAGTAAGAATCAAAGATATGTGAAGCAATAA
- a CDS encoding pyridoxal phosphate-dependent aminotransferase produces the protein MEYNYTHGGDVYRNPIEYDFSVNVNPLGMPLASIQAAHEGIVLTGRYPDYKAEQLCHAIAKAKQIPADRIIPGNGAAELLFALGQTISGKALTIAPTFTGYAEAVAAGGGEMSYAGCEDADMDGQDRLQLDSETVIQRLLVKLDDSIRLVFLCNPNNPTGTLFTRDQILRVLAKAEALQAYVCVDECFLPFLEEEDLYSMLPYLAEHPRLLVLRAFTKIYCMAGLRLGYLACGDADLQSKIRAKIQPWNTSIPAQMAGIAALSDTEYLAKTRENLQAERAYLVPRLRELVTEVYDGYGNFLLFRDEPDLKERMLDVGVLIRACDDFEELDDTYFRIGIRSHSENQEFIRRLVRVKNEVKQIKNHIK, from the coding sequence ATGGAATATAACTATACCCACGGTGGAGATGTCTACCGAAATCCAATCGAATATGATTTTTCTGTCAACGTCAATCCGCTTGGTATGCCGCTTGCAAGTATTCAGGCGGCACATGAGGGAATTGTGCTGACCGGAAGATATCCCGATTACAAGGCTGAACAGTTGTGTCATGCGATTGCGAAAGCGAAGCAGATACCGGCAGACCGGATTATTCCGGGAAATGGCGCAGCGGAGCTTCTGTTTGCACTTGGACAGACAATTTCCGGGAAGGCACTCACGATTGCGCCGACCTTTACCGGATATGCGGAAGCTGTCGCTGCGGGCGGCGGGGAGATGAGTTATGCAGGATGCGAAGATGCGGATATGGACGGACAGGATAGGCTGCAGCTTGATTCTGAAACCGTAATTCAACGTCTGCTTGTAAAACTGGACGATTCCATCCGCCTTGTATTCCTGTGCAATCCGAACAATCCGACCGGAACATTGTTTACGAGAGATCAGATCTTACGTGTGCTTGCGAAGGCGGAAGCGCTACAGGCGTATGTCTGCGTGGATGAATGCTTCCTGCCATTTTTGGAAGAGGAAGATTTGTATAGCATGCTGCCGTATCTGGCAGAGCATCCGCGGTTGTTAGTGCTCCGGGCATTTACGAAGATTTATTGTATGGCGGGACTCCGGCTTGGGTATCTGGCTTGTGGGGATGCAGATCTGCAGTCGAAGATCCGTGCGAAGATTCAGCCGTGGAACACGTCGATTCCGGCACAGATGGCAGGTATCGCGGCATTATCGGATACGGAATATCTGGCGAAGACACGTGAGAATCTGCAGGCGGAACGTGCATATCTCGTACCGCGTCTGCGCGAGCTGGTGACAGAAGTGTATGATGGATATGGGAATTTTCTGTTATTCCGCGATGAGCCGGACCTGAAAGAACGGATGCTTGACGTGGGGGTTCTGATTCGTGCATGTGATGATTTTGAAGAACTTGATGATACATATTTCCGTATCGGAATCCGTTCCCACAGTGAGAATCAGGAATTCATTCGCAGGTTGGTTCGTGTGAAAAATGAGGTAAAACAAATTAAAAATCATATAAAGTAG
- a CDS encoding Fic family protein → MEPYKAKSMPLDYKIDKDMLKLISEANVKYGEYKSLLNTLEFDASFFLDSVILNESYKSTQIEGTQISQDEMFYLKYMEKTDDNQEIQNLKKTIEYAQAYLSTKKQINYELVNEMHKIILDSVRGSQRTPGKIRTTQNWIGARGCTIEGATFIPPVPEEVYGLLLNLYEYMNDAFTDPLLVNVALSHMQFETIHAYKDGNGRLGRALIPVQMAMTDESTPILYMSEILELYKPSYQRYLMECRRGNVAGYIKFFLQCVIDQCNSYINKLERIKVIYKEDMETIKQIKGNSIYRIMPVLMKQIVFNKKEIQDLSGVSVNVVSRVINQLVDLHVIVPDSTVSKKGYRYQRIYEVFVGTNEF, encoded by the coding sequence ATGGAACCATATAAAGCAAAAAGTATGCCTTTGGACTATAAAATAGATAAAGATATGTTAAAACTGATTTCAGAGGCAAATGTAAAATATGGGGAATACAAATCATTGTTAAACACGTTGGAATTTGATGCCAGCTTTTTTTTGGATTCTGTTATATTAAATGAAAGTTATAAATCGACACAGATTGAGGGAACGCAGATATCTCAGGATGAAATGTTTTATTTGAAATATATGGAGAAAACAGATGATAATCAGGAAATACAAAATCTCAAGAAAACAATCGAATATGCACAGGCGTATTTGAGTACAAAAAAGCAAATAAATTATGAGCTTGTAAATGAAATGCATAAAATTATATTAGATAGTGTAAGGGGATCACAAAGAACGCCCGGAAAAATCCGAACGACACAGAATTGGATCGGAGCAAGAGGATGTACGATTGAGGGAGCGACATTTATTCCGCCGGTTCCGGAAGAAGTTTATGGATTGCTTCTAAATCTATACGAATACATGAATGATGCGTTTACAGATCCTTTGTTGGTAAATGTGGCGTTATCCCATATGCAGTTTGAGACGATTCATGCATATAAGGATGGAAATGGACGGCTTGGCAGAGCGTTGATTCCGGTACAAATGGCAATGACGGATGAAAGTACTCCGATTTTGTACATGTCAGAGATTCTCGAATTATATAAGCCATCTTATCAGAGATATCTTATGGAATGCAGAAGAGGTAATGTGGCAGGATATATTAAATTCTTTTTACAATGTGTAATTGACCAGTGTAATTCATATATCAATAAACTGGAAAGAATTAAGGTGATTTATAAAGAAGATATGGAGACAATTAAGCAGATAAAAGGAAATTCGATATATAGAATTATGCCTGTGCTTATGAAGCAGATAGTTTTTAATAAAAAAGAAATACAGGATCTGTCCGGGGTATCTGTGAATGTTGTGTCAAGGGTAATAAATCAGTTAGTAGACTTACATGTGATTGTACCAGATTCCACGGTTTCGAAAAAAGGATATCGATATCAAAGAATATATGAAGTGTTCGTTGGAACAAATGAGTTTTAA